A stretch of Kaistella flava (ex Peng et al. 2021) DNA encodes these proteins:
- a CDS encoding thioredoxin family protein, with product MIQETQTIDKKEEFKNYWQNAIHFDEYLKIAEERFHNNPDKNDEHQEYYELGLTRTNRTVKTYKVDAEQLQKLESKNFNGKILIISEPWCGDASATVPAVSKFFEAAGVEVRVFLRDTDLSLIDQFQTNGTQSIPKVIIVNDDFSVKADWGPRPEFGNDLLKKFKENPDTYPREEFYNDLQVYYAKNRGKDAIEEIISLL from the coding sequence ATGATTCAAGAAACCCAAACAATCGATAAAAAAGAAGAATTTAAAAATTACTGGCAAAATGCCATTCACTTCGATGAATATTTAAAAATCGCAGAAGAGCGTTTTCATAACAATCCCGATAAAAATGATGAACATCAGGAATATTATGAACTGGGTTTAACAAGAACCAACAGAACGGTAAAAACCTATAAAGTTGACGCAGAACAACTGCAAAAATTAGAATCCAAAAACTTTAATGGTAAAATTTTAATTATTTCTGAACCTTGGTGTGGTGATGCAAGTGCGACTGTTCCAGCAGTTTCTAAATTTTTCGAAGCAGCAGGAGTTGAAGTTAGAGTTTTCTTGAGAGACACTGACCTTTCATTAATCGACCAATTTCAAACCAATGGAACACAGTCGATTCCAAAAGTAATTATCGTGAATGATGATTTTTCGGTAAAAGCAGATTGGGGTCCGCGGCCAGAATTCGGAAATGATCTTTTGAAGAAATTCAAAGAAAATCCAGACACTTATCCAAGAGAAGAGTTCTACAACGATTTGCAAGTTTATTACGCGAAAAACCGTGGTAAAGATGCTATCGAAGAAATCATATCTTTACTGTAA
- a CDS encoding RDD family protein, with the protein MARVLQVVERHKADKGYRFLNYIIDLAFAMVIIWALILAFVLAKYFIMGADIEQSIDQISDMNPLIDRIGTVLMCSFILFLVEKFSNGRSLGKLITGTKVVKADGSELTTDDLLKRNFTRAVPFDQLSFLGNSGWHDNWSNTRVVRVKDYELARNMQNDIESLGIKENI; encoded by the coding sequence ATGGCAAGAGTTTTACAAGTTGTTGAAAGACATAAAGCAGATAAAGGGTATCGCTTTCTAAATTACATCATTGACCTCGCATTTGCAATGGTCATTATTTGGGCCTTGATCCTGGCGTTTGTATTGGCAAAATATTTTATTATGGGCGCAGATATCGAACAGTCCATCGATCAGATTTCAGATATGAATCCATTAATCGATCGTATCGGAACAGTTTTAATGTGTTCGTTCATCTTATTTCTAGTGGAGAAATTCAGTAACGGAAGAAGTTTAGGTAAATTAATCACGGGAACTAAAGTGGTAAAAGCTGATGGAAGTGAATTAACGACGGATGATTTACTCAAAAGAAATTTCACACGCGCAGTTCCTTTTGACCAGCTTTCATTTTTGGGAAACAGCGGCTGGCACGACAACTGGTCGAATACCCGAGTGGTTAGAGTGAAGGACTATGAGCTTGCTAGAAACATGCAAAATGACATCGAAAGTCTTGGTATTAAAGAAAATATTTAA
- a CDS encoding LIC_10190 family membrane protein gives MLYILLMLILLLPTLAGLGAIFKNIFRGFPDGIALQILTGILFTTITWTVLAFFIPLNIVVEVSTLLIGIFAFFYFKVYLQFWDFLLKNKILFLSISLLIIFFGSYYPFILDHFGYYVPTVKWLSEVGLVQGISNLDLLLGQNSFWHIFQAGFSNFSDHFLRLNVLMLIVYLIYILENKSWIHFVFFPILFLFIQSPSADLPVIVFSLIILNEVFLSNKNTGFLFALSIFVFAIKPTIIWLPLFIFLYSVLILKSNYKFLLAGTAILILFLFKNIWTFGFPIFPVQFFDLGLSWKPNADLLQNSSEMAIMKTYDMQYSFEEIQQFSKFDYIKNWLFLDGIKSVIHLLFVLSLTVFFVFSFIKKSKLIWILFISILIKSILVLLFSAQYRFFFDVFFVIFFVLFYQVLSKKYSLLILSILSIFIAGVLSFPDLVKSNLPSFKLGNFMIGFNKNQFIKPSYFELNKYETHQIGNLTFNIVDGYIFSFDTPIPAISPQFIQEDLDAGIFPQLKGETLKDGFTWRKITAEEKEKLKLILKDLSL, from the coding sequence ATGCTGTATATTTTATTGATGCTTATCTTGCTGTTGCCAACTCTAGCAGGTTTAGGAGCAATTTTCAAAAATATTTTCAGAGGCTTTCCTGATGGAATTGCTTTGCAAATTCTTACTGGAATTTTATTCACAACAATTACCTGGACCGTCCTTGCATTTTTTATTCCTTTAAATATCGTTGTGGAAGTGTCAACTTTATTAATCGGGATTTTCGCCTTCTTTTACTTTAAAGTTTATCTCCAATTTTGGGATTTTTTGTTGAAAAATAAAATATTATTTTTGAGTATTTCTTTACTGATTATTTTCTTTGGTTCTTATTATCCTTTTATTTTAGATCATTTTGGGTATTATGTACCGACCGTAAAATGGCTTTCAGAAGTTGGTCTGGTTCAAGGGATTTCAAATCTGGATTTACTTTTAGGACAAAATTCTTTTTGGCATATTTTCCAGGCTGGCTTTTCGAATTTCTCGGATCATTTTTTAAGGTTGAATGTTTTAATGCTGATCGTTTATTTGATTTACATTTTAGAAAATAAGTCGTGGATTCATTTCGTTTTCTTTCCAATACTATTTCTCTTTATACAATCCCCATCAGCAGATTTGCCTGTTATCGTCTTCTCATTAATCATTTTAAATGAAGTTTTTCTCTCCAATAAAAATACGGGATTTTTGTTTGCACTTTCGATTTTTGTTTTTGCCATAAAACCGACCATCATATGGTTGCCGCTATTTATCTTCTTGTACAGCGTTTTAATTTTAAAAAGCAATTACAAATTCCTTCTTGCGGGAACTGCAATTTTAATTCTTTTCCTTTTTAAAAACATTTGGACTTTCGGATTTCCAATATTTCCCGTTCAATTTTTCGATCTCGGATTATCGTGGAAACCTAATGCTGATTTATTACAGAACTCTTCCGAAATGGCGATAATGAAAACCTACGATATGCAATATTCGTTTGAAGAAATTCAACAGTTTTCAAAATTTGATTATATAAAAAACTGGTTGTTTCTGGACGGAATTAAAAGTGTAATTCATCTTTTATTTGTCTTAAGTTTAACGGTGTTTTTTGTTTTCTCCTTTATTAAAAAATCAAAATTAATCTGGATTCTTTTTATTTCAATTTTAATTAAAAGCATTTTAGTTCTTTTATTTTCAGCACAATATCGATTTTTCTTTGACGTATTTTTTGTGATATTCTTCGTTTTATTTTATCAAGTTTTATCGAAAAAATATTCGCTGCTCATTTTATCTATTTTATCAATTTTTATTGCAGGAGTTCTGTCATTCCCAGATTTAGTTAAATCCAATTTACCCAGTTTTAAACTCGGAAATTTCATGATTGGATTCAATAAAAATCAGTTTATTAAACCTTCTTATTTTGAATTAAATAAATATGAAACTCATCAAATCGGCAATCTTACATTTAATATTGTTGATGGTTACATTTTCAGTTTCGACACGCCGATTCCTGCGATTTCTCCGCAGTTTATTCAAGAAGATTTAGATGCCGGAATTTTCCCGCAACTAAAAGGCGAAACTTTAAAAGATGGTTTTACCTGGAGAAAAATTACGGCTGAGGAAAAAGAGAAACTAAAACTGATATTAAAAGATCTTTCTCTTTAA
- a CDS encoding thioredoxin family protein, which produces MSNTPSNMLALGTKAPFFELPNPSESNEIQTLEDLKGEKGTLVFFMCNHCPFVLHTIDKITELYEDYQEQGIEFIAINANDVEKYPADSPEKMIDFQVERKFDFPYLYDESQAIAKAYDAACTPDFFFFDEKLDLIYRGQMDDSRPGNNKEITGEDLIIAFENLLAEAPQEEIQKPSMGCNIKWKA; this is translated from the coding sequence ATGTCAAATACTCCTTCAAATATGCTCGCACTGGGAACCAAAGCACCTTTCTTTGAACTTCCAAATCCATCTGAAAGCAACGAAATACAAACCTTGGAAGATTTAAAAGGGGAAAAAGGAACGCTTGTTTTTTTCATGTGTAACCATTGTCCGTTTGTACTTCACACAATCGATAAAATAACCGAACTCTACGAAGATTATCAAGAACAAGGAATTGAATTCATCGCTATTAATGCTAACGACGTTGAAAAATATCCTGCTGATTCTCCAGAGAAAATGATTGATTTTCAAGTAGAAAGAAAATTCGATTTCCCTTATTTATATGACGAAAGCCAGGCAATTGCAAAAGCCTACGACGCTGCTTGCACGCCAGATTTTTTCTTTTTTGATGAAAAATTAGATTTAATTTACCGCGGACAAATGGATGATTCCAGACCGGGAAATAATAAAGAAATCACAGGTGAAGATTTAATTATCGCCTTCGAAAACTTATTGGCAGAAGCACCACAGGAGGAAATTCAAAAACCAAGTATGGGTTGTAATATCAAGTGGAAGGCTTAA
- a CDS encoding YMGG-like glycine zipper-containing protein, with amino-acid sequence MKATTSTPQTNRKTFSFKTLFLTGAVAAMTLTACKKDNTVAEKSLDQQKIEFQQRQLEIEQQKLAIEKEKMAYETQKKVDSIAERKQAIAAQPKPQVIRETKTVYVNNTPRQNSSSGSNSGSSQGSNQGVAQKQGMSKAAKGTIIGTVGGAAAGAIISKKNRGLGAVVGGVVGGATGYTIGRAGDRKDGRVQPRN; translated from the coding sequence ATGAAAGCAACTACTTCAACACCTCAAACAAATAGAAAGACTTTTTCTTTTAAAACTCTTTTTTTAACAGGAGCGGTAGCAGCGATGACGTTGACTGCATGTAAGAAAGACAATACCGTAGCTGAAAAATCATTAGACCAACAAAAAATCGAATTTCAACAAAGACAACTTGAAATTGAGCAGCAAAAATTAGCCATCGAAAAAGAAAAAATGGCTTATGAAACTCAAAAGAAAGTGGATAGTATTGCTGAAAGAAAACAAGCGATTGCGGCACAACCAAAACCGCAAGTTATTAGAGAGACTAAAACAGTTTACGTAAATAATACTCCTAGACAAAATTCTTCTTCAGGTTCAAATTCAGGATCTTCTCAAGGAAGTAATCAAGGTGTAGCCCAGAAACAAGGTATGAGTAAAGCCGCAAAAGGAACCATTATTGGTACCGTAGGTGGAGCAGCAGCAGGAGCAATTATCAGTAAGAAAAACCGTGGCTTGGGTGCAGTAGTTGGCGGTGTTGTCGGTGGAGCAACTGGTTATACCATCGGTAGAGCTGGCGACAGAAAAGACGGTCGAGTTCAACCAAGAAATTAA
- a CDS encoding DUF4403 family protein has protein sequence MRNFLILFILLFGSKIFSQQMGENSSVPVYNFPKIKSSISMPVKIPLAEIGNIINNSVPTLIFQDDSYTDNDNDQFKVKVWKTRPIRLVGGTKQNLLIEVPLKIWAEKGIGTLGLYNYQSTTFETVMYFNTQLSFNNNWTMVTKTSPMGFKWVTKPVLDYGRIKVPITSLVESSLKKQQADFCKTIDDMMLDQLNFQQYAIMAWNQFSEPFQVSEEYNTWLKITPISINITPLVFYGNRIDANIGIDTYSETFTGRKPGSSPLIKTVANFNSVQQLPQSFLLQTTVNIPFSEATAIAEKMFLGKEFDFREGKSKVKITSINVYGEDDRIIIEAQTEGAIEGTSFITGIPVYDELKRKIVLSDTKFKLKTKNILYKTATLLFQRKIVKMIEDEYGIPTAELEDSSRKSIEETFNKEYYKGLKMKGKVFKLTPSKIILNPFGITAVIDTQAQLELLVKGM, from the coding sequence ATGCGAAACTTTCTTATACTATTCATTCTACTTTTTGGTTCGAAAATATTTTCCCAACAAATGGGTGAGAATTCATCAGTCCCCGTTTATAATTTTCCAAAAATAAAATCATCGATCTCGATGCCGGTTAAAATTCCGTTAGCTGAAATCGGAAATATTATTAATAATTCGGTGCCGACTTTAATTTTTCAAGATGATTCTTATACCGATAATGACAATGATCAGTTCAAAGTAAAAGTCTGGAAAACGCGTCCAATTCGGTTAGTTGGTGGAACAAAGCAAAATTTACTTATCGAAGTTCCTTTAAAAATATGGGCAGAAAAAGGAATCGGAACATTGGGACTTTATAATTATCAAAGCACGACTTTTGAGACCGTGATGTATTTTAATACACAGCTCTCTTTTAATAATAACTGGACGATGGTTACCAAAACTTCGCCGATGGGCTTTAAATGGGTGACAAAACCAGTGCTCGATTATGGAAGAATAAAAGTTCCAATCACTTCATTAGTTGAATCAAGTTTGAAAAAACAACAAGCGGACTTTTGTAAAACTATCGATGATATGATGTTGGATCAACTGAACTTTCAACAATATGCGATTATGGCGTGGAATCAATTTTCAGAGCCATTTCAGGTTTCTGAAGAATATAATACTTGGTTGAAAATCACACCTATCAGCATTAATATTACACCACTCGTTTTTTACGGAAATCGAATAGATGCTAATATCGGGATTGATACTTACTCAGAAACTTTTACCGGAAGAAAACCTGGCTCTTCACCTTTGATAAAAACAGTTGCTAATTTTAATTCTGTACAGCAACTTCCGCAATCTTTTTTATTGCAAACTACCGTGAATATTCCTTTCAGTGAAGCGACCGCTATTGCTGAAAAAATGTTTTTAGGAAAAGAATTTGATTTTAGAGAAGGGAAGTCGAAAGTAAAAATAACCTCAATTAATGTTTACGGAGAAGATGACCGAATCATCATCGAAGCACAGACAGAAGGTGCAATCGAAGGAACTTCTTTCATCACTGGAATTCCTGTTTACGATGAATTGAAAAGAAAAATTGTTTTATCTGACACGAAATTTAAATTGAAAACAAAAAACATTTTGTATAAAACGGCAACGCTTTTATTTCAAAGGAAAATCGTAAAAATGATTGAAGATGAATATGGAATTCCGACCGCGGAACTCGAAGATTCGTCCAGGAAAAGTATCGAAGAAACCTTTAACAAAGAATATTACAAAGGTTTAAAGATGAAAGGAAAAGTATTTAAATTAACCCCGTCAAAAATCATTCTAAATCCTTTCGGAATTACAGCAGTGATTGACACACAAGCACAATTAGAGCTTTTGGTAAAGGGAATGTAA
- a CDS encoding TlpA family protein disulfide reductase, producing MKFLKKNAFFIVAMAFLAVLYLFPSVKLKLKDLFFPIAAIENAITLNDEDYDIQLKGINVPDTNLKDLKGKKLILLNFWGTWCPPCREEWPTIEKLYQARKDKIDFVLIAMQDKEEDVIEFMKKNNYTAPVYIAESPITNHVLPKVFPTTFLLDKNGRILLKEDGSKDWNSKSTNEFIDNVTQ from the coding sequence ATGAAATTCCTAAAGAAGAACGCATTTTTCATTGTGGCTATGGCATTTTTGGCCGTGCTCTATCTTTTTCCGTCGGTAAAATTGAAGTTGAAGGATCTTTTTTTTCCAATTGCAGCCATCGAAAACGCCATCACTTTAAACGATGAAGATTACGACATTCAACTCAAAGGAATTAATGTTCCCGACACGAATCTTAAAGATTTAAAAGGCAAGAAATTAATTCTGCTTAATTTTTGGGGAACTTGGTGTCCGCCATGTCGCGAAGAATGGCCAACCATTGAAAAATTGTATCAAGCCAGAAAAGACAAGATCGATTTCGTGCTGATTGCCATGCAGGATAAAGAAGAAGATGTGATTGAATTTATGAAAAAAAATAATTATACCGCACCGGTTTACATCGCCGAAAGTCCGATTACCAATCATGTGTTACCGAAGGTTTTTCCGACTACTTTTTTATTAGATAAAAATGGAAGAATCCTTCTGAAAGAAGATGGTTCAAAAGACTGGAATTCCAAATCAACCAATGAATTCATCGATAATGTCACTCAGTAA
- the miaA gene encoding tRNA (adenosine(37)-N6)-dimethylallyltransferase MiaA: MKKLISIIGTTGIGKTKLAIEIAKHFETEIISCDSRQFFKEMNIGTATPSAEELAEVPHHFIGNLSVQDYYSIGQYEKEAIQKIEELFQKHDVVVLVGGSMMYEKALIEGLHDLPEANEENQRKVEQILEEDGIEKLQSILQDLDPEYFDKVDKDNPRRLFRAIDIIWQTGKTYTANISEQMNQRDFEVIRIGLQAPRETIYDRINQRVDLMVENGLLKEAESLIPFKNNLALQTVGYSELFKYFDGTWTLDFALEEIKKNSRRFAKRQLTWYRKEENINWVNFENSVEESLSLLHTLNIKK; the protein is encoded by the coding sequence GTGAAAAAACTCATCTCCATTATCGGAACAACAGGAATCGGCAAGACAAAACTCGCCATCGAAATCGCCAAACATTTCGAGACCGAAATTATTTCCTGTGATTCCCGACAGTTTTTTAAAGAAATGAACATCGGAACGGCAACACCTTCTGCAGAAGAACTGGCCGAAGTTCCACATCATTTTATTGGGAACCTTTCCGTTCAGGATTACTATTCCATCGGACAATATGAAAAAGAGGCTATTCAAAAAATCGAAGAATTATTTCAGAAACATGACGTTGTTGTTTTGGTTGGTGGAAGCATGATGTACGAAAAAGCCCTCATCGAAGGACTTCACGATTTACCCGAAGCCAACGAAGAAAACCAAAGGAAAGTCGAGCAAATTTTAGAAGAAGATGGAATTGAAAAACTTCAAAGTATTTTACAGGATTTAGATCCGGAATATTTTGATAAAGTGGACAAAGACAATCCGAGAAGATTATTCCGCGCAATTGATATTATCTGGCAAACCGGAAAAACGTATACCGCAAATATTTCAGAACAAATGAATCAGCGCGATTTTGAAGTGATTAGAATTGGTCTTCAAGCTCCACGCGAAACTATTTACGACAGAATCAATCAACGCGTAGATTTGATGGTAGAAAACGGTTTGCTGAAAGAAGCGGAATCTTTAATTCCTTTTAAAAATAATCTGGCTTTACAAACCGTTGGTTACTCCGAACTCTTCAAATATTTCGATGGAACCTGGACTTTAGATTTTGCTTTGGAAGAGATCAAGAAAAACTCCAGACGATTTGCAAAACGACAACTGACCTGGTACCGAAAAGAAGAAAACATCAACTGGGTAAATTTTGAAAATTCGGTGGAAGAATCGTTATCTTTGCTTCATACTTTAAATATCAAAAAATAA
- the aroC gene encoding chorismate synthase gives MFNLGNFLTLSTFGESHGTAYGGIITNFPAGLNINLEEVQHQLDRRKPGQSSIVTQRKESDTVKFLSGIFDGKTTGTPIGFMIENENQKSKDYDHISKSYRPSHADFTYDQKFGIRDYRGGGKSSARETVNWVVAGSIAKQILPANVEINAYVSSVGEIFCEKPYQDLDFSKTESNDVRCPDAETAEKMIARIKEIKKEGNTIGGTITCVIKNLPIGIGEPVFGKLQAELAKAMLNINACKGFEYGSGFCGAKMTGKDHNDLFNEDFSTKTNLSGGIQGGISNGMDIYFRVAFKPVATILRPQDSFNSDGDPIIVEGKGRHDPCVLPRAVPIVENFAAFVLADLFLINKLRKYSEPL, from the coding sequence ATGTTCAATTTAGGAAATTTTCTCACGCTCTCTACCTTTGGCGAAAGTCACGGCACAGCGTACGGCGGTATTATCACCAATTTTCCCGCAGGTTTAAATATTAATTTAGAAGAAGTTCAACATCAACTTGACCGACGGAAACCTGGTCAAAGTTCCATCGTAACTCAACGAAAAGAAAGTGATACGGTGAAGTTCCTTTCCGGGATTTTTGATGGAAAAACAACTGGAACTCCGATTGGTTTTATGATTGAAAACGAAAATCAGAAATCGAAAGATTACGATCACATTTCAAAATCTTATCGGCCAAGCCACGCAGATTTCACTTACGATCAAAAATTCGGAATTCGTGATTATCGCGGCGGCGGAAAATCTTCTGCGCGCGAAACCGTGAATTGGGTTGTTGCCGGAAGTATCGCAAAACAAATTCTACCCGCAAACGTAGAAATCAATGCTTATGTTTCTTCGGTTGGCGAAATTTTCTGTGAGAAACCTTACCAAGATTTAGATTTTTCTAAAACCGAATCTAATGACGTTCGTTGTCCAGACGCAGAAACTGCAGAAAAAATGATTGCGAGAATCAAAGAAATTAAGAAAGAAGGAAATACCATAGGTGGGACAATTACATGTGTCATCAAGAATTTACCTATCGGAATTGGTGAACCCGTTTTCGGAAAACTTCAAGCAGAGTTGGCAAAAGCAATGTTGAATATCAACGCCTGCAAAGGCTTCGAATATGGTAGCGGATTTTGTGGTGCAAAGATGACCGGCAAAGATCATAATGATTTATTCAACGAAGACTTCTCCACCAAAACCAATCTCTCTGGCGGAATTCAAGGTGGTATTTCCAATGGAATGGATATTTATTTCCGTGTTGCATTTAAACCTGTAGCGACAATTTTACGTCCACAAGATAGTTTTAATTCAGACGGCGATCCAATTATCGTTGAAGGAAAAGGCCGTCACGATCCTTGCGTTTTACCAAGAGCCGTTCCTATTGTTGAGAATTTTGCAGCCTTTGTGCTGGCAGATTTATTCTTGATTAATAAACTTCGCAAGTATTCCGAACCTCTTTAA
- a CDS encoding LLM class flavin-dependent oxidoreductase encodes MKKFEISVLDLAPVRQNKTIHDTFNDSLELARFAEKLDYKRFWLAEHHNMASIASSATSVLIGFIANGTEKIRVGSGGIMLPNHSSLVIAEQFGTLESLFPNRIDLGVGRAPGTDGLTAKALGRNPMNINQHFPQQIHELQKYFSVENSESLVRAIPGEGCDIPIYILGSSTDSAWLAAELGLPYAFAGHFAPELMAAAFEIYRENYKPSNHFPKPYIIACVNGIAAETDQEANKLATTLYQAFINIIRNDRKPYSPPVDDMDEVWNPMEKAHVLNMLRYRFVGSKESVKKEIDQFQKLFRVDELMITSHIYENEARLKSYEIFRNAVDELNDSLL; translated from the coding sequence ATGAAAAAATTTGAAATTTCTGTACTGGATTTAGCGCCGGTCAGACAAAACAAAACCATTCACGATACTTTTAATGACAGTTTAGAATTAGCAAGATTTGCAGAAAAGTTAGATTATAAAAGGTTTTGGCTCGCCGAACATCACAATATGGCAAGTATTGCAAGTTCTGCGACTTCAGTATTAATAGGTTTTATTGCAAATGGAACTGAAAAAATACGAGTTGGTTCTGGCGGAATAATGTTGCCAAATCACAGTTCACTCGTTATTGCCGAACAGTTTGGAACACTGGAAAGTTTATTTCCAAACAGAATTGATCTCGGTGTGGGAAGAGCGCCTGGAACTGATGGTTTAACCGCTAAAGCATTGGGTAGAAATCCAATGAATATTAATCAACACTTTCCTCAGCAAATTCACGAGCTTCAAAAATACTTTTCTGTTGAAAATTCTGAAAGTTTAGTTCGAGCAATTCCGGGTGAAGGTTGCGATATCCCAATTTATATTTTAGGATCGAGTACTGATAGTGCGTGGCTCGCAGCAGAATTGGGTTTGCCCTATGCTTTTGCTGGACATTTTGCACCAGAACTGATGGCCGCTGCTTTTGAGATTTATCGTGAAAATTATAAACCGAGCAATCATTTCCCTAAACCTTATATCATTGCTTGCGTGAATGGAATTGCTGCCGAAACTGATCAGGAAGCAAATAAATTAGCAACAACACTTTATCAGGCATTTATCAATATTATCAGAAATGACAGGAAACCATATTCTCCGCCAGTTGATGATATGGACGAAGTTTGGAATCCTATGGAGAAAGCCCACGTCTTGAATATGTTACGTTATCGTTTTGTTGGAAGCAAAGAATCGGTAAAAAAAGAAATAGACCAGTTTCAAAAACTGTTTAGAGTTGATGAACTTATGATTACTTCTCATATTTATGAAAATGAAGCACGATTGAAATCTTATGAAATCTTTAGAAATGCAGTTGATGAACTAAATGATTCGTTATTATAA
- a CDS encoding YkvA family protein, producing the protein MKVSKIQLAKEAFKHKGFIAKIPVIIRMIKSATKKGGYKPHLKDVILPGLVLIYLISPIDLIPDWIPVIGVLDDLALLTFAIPLLVREAEKFVAWEAANKSDDPMIEEAEVIG; encoded by the coding sequence ATGAAAGTATCAAAAATTCAATTGGCTAAAGAGGCATTTAAGCATAAAGGTTTTATCGCAAAAATCCCTGTAATTATTCGGATGATAAAATCGGCAACTAAAAAAGGAGGTTACAAACCCCATTTAAAAGATGTAATTCTTCCCGGCTTAGTGTTAATTTACCTTATTTCTCCCATCGATCTAATTCCTGACTGGATACCAGTTATCGGTGTTTTAGACGATTTGGCATTGCTCACATTTGCAATTCCATTATTGGTAAGAGAAGCCGAAAAGTTTGTCGCTTGGGAAGCCGCCAATAAATCAGATGACCCAATGATTGAGGAAGCCGAAGTCATCGGATAA
- a CDS encoding DUF389 domain-containing protein, translated as MNNYFNLHLGEEEKEKVLTNIHSSISFSGANVWILACAIMIASVGLNVNSTAVVIGAMLISPLMSPIVGAGFALAMFDFALLRKSLKNLLISTLVGLAVSLIYFLLSPYKEAQSEILARTSPNIYDVLIAFFGGLVGVIAVTRVEKGNPIPGVAIATALMPPLCTAGYGLATGNFSFFGGALFLYAINCVFICIATYFIVKLLKYPSVGFVDAKREKKVKIWITVITILMIVPSVFFAYQFIQQQRFQEKVKLYVQKEFESKGNIIVYQKTNYTSPATPRTIELAFLNRKFTTGQIEDENKKLISLGLPNTKLIIRQDSAFLADASAKKIANNEIDDARSNLISDLNAKVDRYSFQTENLYKEASSIFPDLTSISLAKPEMFTKTDSTKVIPVAFYQSEKPFTKENEETLRQWLKAKLKVDTIEIFKR; from the coding sequence ATGAATAATTATTTTAATCTTCATCTCGGTGAAGAAGAAAAAGAGAAGGTCTTGACGAATATTCACAGCAGCATTTCTTTTTCTGGTGCAAATGTCTGGATTTTGGCGTGTGCAATTATGATTGCATCTGTCGGTTTGAATGTAAATTCTACCGCTGTGGTCATTGGTGCAATGCTTATTTCCCCCTTAATGTCTCCTATCGTTGGAGCAGGATTCGCTTTGGCTATGTTTGATTTTGCTCTTTTAAGAAAGTCCTTAAAAAACCTTTTGATTTCAACATTAGTGGGATTAGCAGTCTCGTTAATCTATTTCTTATTAAGTCCTTATAAAGAAGCACAATCGGAAATTCTCGCGAGAACATCACCGAATATCTATGATGTTTTAATTGCCTTTTTTGGTGGATTAGTCGGTGTAATTGCAGTAACGAGAGTCGAAAAAGGAAATCCAATTCCAGGTGTTGCGATTGCGACTGCCTTGATGCCGCCACTTTGTACTGCCGGTTATGGATTAGCAACTGGTAATTTTTCTTTTTTTGGTGGTGCACTTTTTCTCTATGCCATCAATTGTGTTTTTATTTGCATTGCGACTTACTTTATTGTGAAATTATTAAAATATCCTTCAGTCGGTTTTGTAGATGCGAAACGGGAGAAAAAGGTAAAAATCTGGATTACGGTTATTACTATTTTAATGATTGTACCAAGTGTTTTCTTTGCTTACCAGTTTATTCAACAACAACGTTTTCAGGAAAAAGTAAAATTGTACGTTCAGAAAGAGTTTGAATCGAAAGGAAACATAATTGTTTATCAAAAAACAAATTATACTTCTCCTGCCACACCACGAACAATTGAACTGGCCTTTTTAAATCGGAAATTTACTACAGGACAAATTGAAGATGAAAATAAAAAACTGATCAGCCTGGGACTACCAAATACCAAATTAATTATCCGTCAAGACAGTGCTTTTTTAGCAGATGCTTCCGCAAAAAAAATCGCCAATAATGAAATCGATGATGCACGCAGCAATTTGATTTCTGACCTCAATGCCAAAGTTGACAGATATTCTTTTCAAACGGAAAATTTATACAAAGAAGCTTCGTCAATTTTTCCAGATCTAACTTCAATCTCTTTAGCCAAGCCAGAAATGTTTACAAAAACAGACTCTACCAAAGTGATTCCTGTTGCTTTTTATCAAAGTGAAAAACCGTTTACCAAAGAGAATGAGGAAACATTAAGACAATGGCTTAAAGCAAAGTTGAAAGTAGATACCATTGAAATTTTTAAACGATAG